The sequence atctgcggcttatagtctggtgcggctaatatatgtaaaaatattttattcttttaaaatttagtgggtgcggcttatattccgatgcgctctatagtccggtaaatacggtatatataatatataagacATCAGAACTATGACGGAACACAAATGGAATTAtatagtaaacaaaaaagtctaAACAAACCagattatgttttatattttagattcttcaaagcaGCCACCCTTTGCGAGGGCCAATGTTTCAAAGCTCCTGGTGCAGTCTGCAGACATGCGGACAACAGATAATGGATATCTGGGCCAAGATTTTTCGGCTAAGTTCCataaacagatatctgcatatgaatgcagataaactgaaaaaaaaacaaaagctaaatcATCATCAGATGACAGTCGGTGGATTCCGAGACTGCATTTCGCCTCCTCCGCTCTCCACACGGACTGACCTGGAGGCAACCAAAAGCCTGCTCAAACGTCATCGGTCAATACCACTCAGACTACAAATGGAGACCACAGTGCTTCCAATACCAAAATCTTGCCCCTTGCCTACAGATTCTGTATTCATATGCAGACACTGACTGATTGTAATGAAAAACCTGTATCAGGCCTATTATCATCAAAATGATACATCATTCGAACCATAGCTGGGACAGTAGAGGTGGAAGAGGCGATACATTTGTTGTCTCTGTCGcatttatctgtctctgtgtgtctttctatCTCTGAACACACTATTCCTCAACCGTGTCCAACGGTGACAGCCGTGGGTAATGACAGTCGAACGCTCGCTCGCTCCTCATTTACTGGGAGCTGGCAGTGTAACAGTTCGCTCAGAACTCTTAAGTGCTTGTTAATTTAATATGCAAATAAGTCTCTTGTCAATctgaatgcattttaatgaaaaagctCCTGCTTCCACGGGGTTCTGCAGGTTGACTGTGGCATTGTGTGCaggggaaagagaaaaaggccAGAGGCAGGTTAAAAAGCGCAGGAGAGGCGTAGCTGAAAGATACCAGTAAGACGCTGAGGTACAATGTATTAGGCACAGAAGAATGGAAGCCCAGATGGCACTTATTGAACACGCATGGCGGCTGGTTGCAGCTTGAACATGTGTAACACATGGAGGTGATGCCGCTGTCACCTCCTGTGATCTGTGACAGCCAGCGTTCCCAGCAGATAGAGCTTCAAAACAGAATCCGGTGTTATGAAAGGGAGCAAACACAAGCATCAGCCTGCACAAACATGATAgagtgaaatacacacacacacacacacacacacacaatcctctACCCACATCCCTCTGTTAATGACAGACCTTAGCTCAACCTTTGCCTACATATGGGTGGCGCAGTGTGCTGAAAGTAAGGTGAGCGTGTTATTGGGAAGGTGGGGGGTGGATTGCAGGCGGTGTTAAGTCAAGCAGGAACCCTCAATGTTGCTAATTTATTTACAGATTTAATTAGATGGATAGAGCCCTCACAGATataagaaagagaggagagatgttGCCAGCGTTACAGCACTTTAATTATGGTAGCAGGCTCCTGATCCCTGCGCTCCGCTGTCTGGGGAGCCAGTTAATTAAAATCctcattattttacttttaattagTTCCCccctcttttgtttcctttcaccATATGGCCGTGTTCCGTGGTCAAATTAACGTAATTGAGCTAATTAAGCCGATCACTTTAATTATTCAAAGCGTTCCGATTGGCCAGGAGaacttttctccctctcccctccctgaCATTCCTGTATGAGGCTCGGAGTTGTAAAGTCACTCTCTTTGTCATTATGCTCCTCTACTCCCATGCTGAAGGCAGTGAGTTATGGCTGCAACATGCCTCACTTCCTACATGTTCCAGCAGCGTCTCATGTTTCACTCCCATACAATGCGGGGGTATAGAGCGCGGCGCTGGAGACCTCAGCGAGTTCAAAGAGGATTCAGAAATCATCGGAATATTTAACACACTATGGTTATGACAAATTAGGTGCGTGTTGGTCGTTGCCGTAGCTACCTCTCAACAGTCATCTGGTGCTCTGGGATTGGAGCTACCATAAATAGCTTTGGCAGCTCGAGCAGCTTTCAGAAGGATTGTCAGCACAGCTAAATGCCATAAACGTCTTTCAACACACTACCATTGCTTTTACATGCTCGGATTTTGAAAATGGTGACAACCAGATGGCGGTTTTACAGCAAACATACTTACGTTGAGCTCCATGCCTAAGGGTGGACGAAACCAGTCTATCAGCATTCATCTACAGCAcaacctccacacacacacagtaccctCTGGAATCCTTCAATCTCAGCTCCTCGGCCTGTTTTTTCTGTAACACAGAGTCATTTATATCTATAATCTACTTGAACGGTGAACACCAGGAACCACGTGCTGTTGGATCTACATTCAAATATCAAGTCTTGGCTCAAAGTGAGgatctgtttttatatttgttattcGACGATGGCCGTGACGACGTACTGTTCAAGAACACTTTAACACTGTTCTAACCACCCAGTACGAGCCTTTTCTGAGAAAAATCCTCAGACAGGAAGCATGTACTTTTTATTTCTAGTTTGCAGGGACTACATATAGAGTGTGAGTAATGACAGACATCATAGCGTAACAGACAGAACATCAACTTCACCATTACGATACAGAGCCAAGACAAATTCAGTCCGGTGACGGTGACGGCCACAAATCTCTGCAATGTGCATTGTGCGCAACGTGTTGCGGCTGTGCTGTAGGGTTACGAGCACTAAACAGAAGTGTCCAAAGTCACTTAAAGGATCAGCGTTTTTACACTCATCCTTACAATATGACCAGATGTATGCTTCCACCCTGACAGAATTTTGAGCGGTAGATAAAAACattgtatgaaaaaaatgtttaaaaagcaaCGAGAGCAATTCTCTGGATATTCCAAAGACATCATGGCAGTTCCCTGAAAGAAGTTTTGTAATTTAGCTGAACTGTAAATGGTcgctttttcatgttttacacaGAGCTGGATTCCAAACAAAGAGGACGTCGCGTGCAGTTTGCAAACAGTCATTTTTGTGAGAAATGTTGCTGCGTCTGGTCCTCTGAAACTCTTCCCTATGTGCTCTAATTTATTCATCTTGTTCCACCAAAACATGACGAAAAAAGATGTAACAAAGGATTTGGAAGAGCTAGAAGCAGTGACTTATCTCTAAAGGCCAAGTGGGGAATGCTGGCTAACCCTGTGGTGGTTAGTGGTGGCGGTGAACAATTGTGTTCGCACATTAAAAATGTGAGCCAAGAATGGTTCCTTGAAGCTCACATTCTGTAGAAAAGGAGATTATTGATGCGCTATTGCCATAGCATCTGTACAAACTAAGATGTAGTATTGCTAACAGGGTTGGGTAGTAACTAATTACATGTATTCAGTATTACACGATCAGATTACAAAAAAATTAGTAACTGTAATCAGGCGagatttcatttgaaaaaaacatgacagcatTGTGGTCAAGAATCAATTGATTACATTTCTAAACACTGAAAttttgaaatgatgaaacattGCTTCATAATAACCGATGCCATTAACTCATGAACAGTTCACCTGCAGGTGTTTACGCCAGCGTGTTTGAAAGGACGATTGAATCTGACCAATTCTAAATGCCAAATATGTTCTATTGAATGTCAATGAAGGTCAGTCCACTGTGAGCTTTAATGGTGACTATGCTAAtgattggttttgttttgatgaattGTGGAGAGTgacatttttattccttttcttttacaacgaacacaaaacacaaagaatacTTTTTATTTACACTGAGGATGCTTTGAATTAATGGAGAATATTTGTGGAACTCAAACTTTGGTAGATGCAtccagttttttgtttttttttatttgacatggAAATATTTTCAGTATCTGATTTTGAAGTAATCAAAAAGTATTCTGATTAAATGATCAATTTTTTTGGAATCCAATGAATAACATTATCAATTACAGAAATTACCATGTAACTTGCACTCAGTGACTGACTACATTTGAAAGTAATCTGCCCCAACCCTGATTAACAGCATAAACCTCATGGACATGCAgctcaaaaacaccaaaataatgAGCACTTCGCGGTAAAGATGGAGTCAAATGAAAGTATAAAAAAAGTGAGGGTTCAGTTATTCATTTTTGAGTACAGTTGTTAACCAGAGTGGGAACTGAGCCCCTGTGTTCTCCTGCTGGTCAGAATTTAGTTCACATCTGGTGACACAAAGCAGACTGGAGCATCACTGAGATGTGTAAGCTAACGCCAGCACGCCGTTCGATTCCAAACGCTCAGTCTGGCCTCTCCACGCGCAGAGAGGCCTCGCTACTCGAGAGGAGCTTCTGGCCGACAGACCAACGGATCAGCATCACAAGGGAACTGGGCTACAGGAAGGCAGCCATCTTGGATCCGAATCACAGGAGTGTCTGGGCAAAGAGGAGGCTTCGCCggccttcttcctcttcatcatgaGCATGTAAAAATATCCTGGCATCGTTGTGTGTCTTCACACAGTGTGACGTGGAGGAGCTCAGGCAATTACACTCATCTGCATGTGTTAATATGATTAATTAGCAGGAATAAACACTTTCCTATGACACAGGCTACATGGTGAGCCACACACCTGCAGAAGCTCTGATAAAAGACAACGCCTCATGGCAAAGAGCCTTTTCATGAGACCTGCTAATTGGCATCTGAAAACGTTCCGGCTAATTAGGAAAAGGCAGATGAGGCTTGATTAGTTTGAATGCAAAGTGTAACTTGTGGTGCAGAGGGACTCGGGAATGTGCCGAGGTTTTATTTCTTCACCATCACGATACAAAGATAATTGTAATTGTGATCATTTGCATACGTTAATGAATTTGCGTGACGCTTCTTGATCAGACGTGGAATAAATAATTGATGCAGTATCAGCACCTACCATGACAAGTGGGACGTTTCGAAATAGCTAAGCGCATTAAGGTGCGAGCTTGATGGCTGCCATGCTCCCAGGCAAGGTGTGAAAGTAGAGCAGATCGTATCTTGTGCTTCCTGCCCGCTGTGTGTGCTCCACCAAAGCTATCACGCTGAGATTAACTCCCAACCTCTGACGGTATGCTGAGACTTTAAGTTTTTACACAACATTAAAAAGGCACGTCGAGTTAAGAGCGAATTAGACGCAGCTCAGGAAAATAATTTTCAGAAGCCACGCAGAGAGTGGCAGAGAACAAAGAGCTTTGGTGGGAAACAAACCGGGCTGTGTAGAAGCTTTAATTGGAACATGGTAAACAGTAAATACATCAGATTGTTTCAAATGCCCTGGATGTAGAGGGGGCCACTCCCCTTTAATTAGCCTGCTTTCAGATTAGGCGTTATtagaggcaggcaggcagccacCGAGCCAGTCAGCCACAGGATATGCCCCAAGTTCAGCCTCCcaggagctccagcagcacagaTACAGGGCTCATGTTTAATTGCTTCTGTAAATGGTCAGAGCTCAAGCCCCCTAATTCCATTCCTCTGGGTAATCAGGCATGTTTTCACCATACAGGGCTAAAGGGAGAGACAGTCACCCTGCTAGGTACCATGCAATGCAATGCCACTCTAATGCCAGCTAAGGGCTGCAGAACGACCTCAGTTCACGACATGTTACaggaaaatcattttaataGGATTTTTCTCACAATTTTTTCACACATCGAACAGGCAtctgataaagaaataaaactctaCAGAAGACAAATAACAAAACCTTCACTGGATCAATTCAGTTCTTTGTGCAGGGCATCTGAAAAATCAGTTATCACAGGTGACagcaacattacatttttgttttccttgaataattaaaataaagttagTTACTGATGGGGCTTTGAATCCGACTTCTGACAAGCAGTTTTTAACTCATTCAAATGGAACATTTTCAGATGCTCTGATTTTTTTGTCCTGAAGCCTTTCAATTTTATATTCAAGTCGCAGCATGTGGATCTCAGATTAACATATACAAGAGAGAGATCAAGAGTTCATTACAAGCACTGACGCTCAGGGGAAATAATGCCACATGGCACAAGCAAAGCTTTGACAGTCATTTTACAGCAGTCCAAACGTTCATTCAAGCATCTTTTGTTCCCTCTTTTAGTTGGCGCAGGCTTTCATCGTCACACTGTTTCCCTCCAGCTTTCTCTGAGTCCCAAAGGAGCCGTTTTCCAGCACAGTCCACGCATTCTGTAAGTCTTTGCTGATGCGCAGACCACGTTAACATTGAACACAACATAAATGTGACTTTGTATGCGGTATATAGAGTCTCTGATATGGTGACGGACAGGATATCTTGGTGAGAAACCGCGTCctctcagagagacagagagaggcaggacaGTGATGAGAATccacaacaacagtgacaacagCGGGAGAAGAACGGTGCGCTGAAGAGAAATGAAGCTCGGGAGGAAAGGCAAGGCGGAGACGCAGCGCTCCCGCCACTCAGCACACCTGCAGACAAGAcgagggggggggagaagggTTAGGGTCACCGCCACGACACACCCTGCAGGTTCATCTTGTGTGAATACGAAGCATCAACGCTATTCATCTTTTCATGTTTCCGTTTCCTTCTTATTCAAGCGTTAAATTCCAGTTCATTTTAGCTTATAGACCTATTTGAGGACGAAttcatctaaaaacaaaacacaccatgACATAATACACAAGTTATAAAGAGCATTGTAACATTGGTAGCTGAAGAAAGCACATTCTGAAGACTGTTCCGCTTCAGTTACCAAGTagcatttcagtttttcctaaaatctttttttatcatgtttcatttttcagtggACGAACAAGAATTCAGATttaacagtatatacaaaaaaaaataaaacttaaaagtCAACTATCACATATCCACAGTGCCTGTGGCCATTATGCTGTGGAATAGTGCTTGTTGTTATTATACATTATCATGGTAGACTATTATTACATGCATTGTAACATTTTAGCTGGTCAAGATGGAGTCAGTTTGGAGGAGTAGAAGTATAGAGGCTCACAAAATGGAAATACCCAAGTattaagtacaagtacctcaaaatagTACAGCattgtttctgtctttaatgTTTTTGACCCTATTCTTCCTGCTGATATTTTGATTCTGATATTCAGACTCTTATGATGTAGAATGTAGTTTTTTGCATTCCTGCAACGTGGTGCAGTTTCCATGTAAGGAGAATTTACACTCTGCTGTTAAGTGAAGCTAGTTCTGTATCCCTTTACTCACCTTCTGGTCTGtcagcacagagctgctctgaAGTGGAGGCAGGTGGCTGTTGAGCAAGACGGCGCCGGGCCTGTCGTGCTCGCAGAAGATTGTGCCGTTGATGTAATGGAAGCGATCGCCGGGCATCAGTCTGTTTCTACAGGTGGCACAGCTGAAACACTGCAGAGAAGCACAGAGGAGGGTCAGAAATGTAGATGGAGATCAAATGCAGGCCACTACAGCACATTCATTAGCTGTGGGCATgatacaaaaaccaaaaacaaagtTTAGTGAGTGAAGTCACCTGATATGAGAAACTGAAGATGAATACGTTTACACATTACAGTCTAATCACTTGTTAAGAAATGGAAATCTCTTAAACGTGTCTTTAAACAAGTTTAAAATTGAGTACACGAGGCAGAACACATGGAAGGCACCATTCCCTTCCGTCCTGATTCTGAGGTGACCCGTCTCCCCGCCTCACTGTCTCTCCCCCGTCAAAtcccagatgtttctgtcaaaCGAGCAGCAGGAGACAAAGCGCTCTGATGTGAGATCTGGGGATTTACCTTGAGGTGGTAAACATTCCCCTGCGCCCTCATCACCATTTCGTTGGCTGGGATCGACTGGCCGCAGGCGCTGCACGCCCCGCTGTGCCCGAACAGtctgcaaacacagaagaaaacacagattgtTGAGTCTGTACGGCCTCCAAAATCTAAAGCCAGcagcttcctctccctcctcctcctccttccttccttccttccttcctccccctgccacctcttccttcctttcaccTGATATAGTCACTTCGACACAGAATCATGCCCCCTTTGCTGTAGCAGGTGGTGCCAATGTCCCCCAGCTGGGCTTGGCAGCAAGAGCACTTGAGGCAGCGAGTGTGCCAGTAGCGCTCCATGGAGAAGAGCAGGAAGCGGTCGGCGATCTTCCCCCCGCATCCTGCACACGACCTGGGGGCCGGCGGTACACCTGATGCTTGGCTGTTCACCATGCTGCCCTCAGAGGCTGCTTTGACACACAGAATAGATtcgacaggtgagacaggtgtaAAGGCTGGACCCACACTACATAAATATTACTGTACTGATGCCTTTGAAATGCCTTAAGTGTTAAAGTAGAATATGTTTACTCCTGTTTCCTATTGGTGGACATTTATTTTGCAATATTTACAGGTAGGAGTTctagtttggttttttttgtctatataggtttttcctctgtatatattatattattgctatttaattttctatttcttttaactgtgtcccctttgagctgctgtaacagcaaactttccccactgagggatcaataaacgatatCTAGTTATGCAGACTGATAATATTAGCAAAACAGTCTATGTCCAATAACTCAGACCTGACTGATGACATGgtcactgacacactgatcaACACAGGGAAGAAGAGGCTTCGAGATATTTCCACTGATCCAGAGTCAGCAGCACAATCCAGAGTGAACAGAGTGTTGTTCTCTGTATCTTATCATCTCATTAGTAGCTTGACAAGTCTACAGGGTAATGATGGGTTAACAGGCTTTAACGttatgtctatgtgtgtgtgtgtgtgtgtgtgtgtgtgtgtgtgtgtgcgtgtggaggGAGCAAAAGTCACCAAATGGGACTTTTGGAAGACTGCCAGTAATGAAAGTAAACGTGGTGGTTTGCGGCATCAGAAAAGTTGTCGGTGGCGCGTGCCAGCTGTGGAAGTGGACACGGTGTCCGCGGCTCGGAGGAGCGCTGGAAGGCGCGCGGGCGGAGACGAGAGCAAAGAGAGGAGCCGTGGTGCCTTACCGAGCCCGAGCTTTGTCCTCCCGCGCTGAAAGTTTGAGACGCTGGAAGAAATATTCTGTCAAATCTCGCCACGCTTTGGAGAAGTGAAGGCGCGCTCAGACGGGCCGTGTTTTGGTCTCCATAGGTTTCCAGAAGAAGGCGAAGCGGCGGAAGATGAAGCCCCGGGACGGAGAGGCGCGGCGGCGGTAACAGTTGGGCAAACTCTTCCCGACATCCAGCTCCGcggattaaaaaaacaaaaaactaaaaaaaaaaaactacatgtagccgtgaggaggagacatgacGCAGCTtctgcttctctcctctccctcacagCCGCCTGTCTATCGACATGCCTCCGTCTGTTTCCACCGCGTTTGACAGCGACACTATTCATCAAATTGCGCAAGGGGCTATTTAAATTAGCGAGAGGGGACGCAGCCGGAGGAAGCGCGCAGCAGCCAATCGGAGCGCAGGGGGCGTGTCCTCAGTCAAAATGATTTATGAGTTCATAGTGGCTCATTAATATGCACATTGACATCTTCTCAGCGCCCCACAGGgtgcctctgagtgtgtgtgtgtgtgtgtgtgtgtgtgtgtgtgtgtgagacatggGAAGCAGCCGTGGAAACAAATGATGCTACGGGTTTTTCTACTTTTCATTAATGCCGACCTTACCTCCTCTGTGATGCTTGAAAAAGA comes from Pempheris klunzingeri isolate RE-2024b chromosome 7, fPemKlu1.hap1, whole genome shotgun sequence and encodes:
- the LOC139203688 gene encoding LIM domain transcription factor LMO4-B, translating into MVNSQASGVPPAPRSCAGCGGKIADRFLLFSMERYWHTRCLKCSCCQAQLGDIGTTCYSKGGMILCRSDYIRLFGHSGACSACGQSIPANEMVMRAQGNVYHLKCFSCATCRNRLMPGDRFHYINGTIFCEHDRPGAVLLNSHLPPLQSSSVLTDQKVC